A stretch of the Tardiphaga sp. 709 genome encodes the following:
- a CDS encoding glycosyltransferase family 39 protein: protein MQLDYFAKMAARSAIAPARWRRPFLTFLDGIEAGGTIPVLIVGFAGIWLLFLVIAYQSGDLHADALETWTLGREFAWGNPKHPPLMGWVARLWTLVFPLTDWSFQLLSMTNAAVALWAVDLIARRFVRGDSRAVVLLLLMLLPAYQFHAQRFNANTVLLAVWPLATYCFLRSFETRAIGWAAAAGVLSALAMLGKYYSIFLIASFALAAIVHPQRAVYFRSWAPWISALTGLIALGPHIHWLVTTGATPFTYAMQVHGGIDFGQSLIEASMFLLGLAATLALPAIVWVLSAELRLKYFSADFRAMGPGLLLLFWVFIGTVLLPVMTTVTLGTDMPSLWALQGLFLPAVLIVCGARFTLERLYVVNMVVFVAGIAIIATVVAAPIHAIYRNSINPNERTYYRLAAQELTDRWHQMTGRPLPRISGDDGLAFATAFYSPDHPVYSRPFQFQYTWGMPRATTLQKGWASMCFATDSDCLMWMGKVAMLEPRHVRFDFEVQPRLWGQAGIPATISALMVLPYVAGANAPGPLSAGVEDFSSSHRQ, encoded by the coding sequence GTGCAATTGGACTATTTCGCCAAGATGGCCGCGCGCTCGGCCATCGCGCCAGCGCGATGGCGTAGGCCTTTTCTGACCTTCCTCGATGGGATCGAGGCGGGCGGGACGATTCCTGTGCTGATCGTCGGCTTCGCGGGAATCTGGCTGCTGTTTCTGGTGATCGCCTATCAGAGCGGCGATCTGCATGCGGATGCGCTGGAAACCTGGACCCTTGGGCGCGAATTCGCGTGGGGTAATCCCAAACATCCGCCCTTGATGGGCTGGGTCGCGCGGCTGTGGACGCTGGTTTTCCCGCTGACCGACTGGTCGTTCCAGTTGCTGTCGATGACCAATGCCGCGGTGGCGCTCTGGGCCGTCGATCTGATTGCGCGCCGCTTCGTGCGCGGCGATTCGCGAGCCGTCGTGCTGCTGCTGCTGATGCTGCTTCCGGCCTATCAATTCCATGCCCAGCGCTTCAACGCGAACACAGTGCTGCTCGCGGTCTGGCCGCTGGCGACCTATTGCTTCCTGCGCTCCTTTGAAACGCGCGCTATCGGCTGGGCTGCCGCCGCCGGCGTCCTGTCCGCGCTGGCGATGCTCGGCAAATATTATTCGATCTTCCTGATCGCCAGCTTCGCGCTGGCAGCGATCGTGCATCCGCAGCGGGCGGTCTATTTCAGGTCGTGGGCACCGTGGATTTCGGCACTGACCGGACTCATTGCCCTTGGGCCGCACATCCATTGGCTCGTGACGACCGGTGCTACGCCGTTCACCTATGCCATGCAGGTTCACGGCGGCATCGACTTTGGTCAGTCACTCATCGAAGCCAGCATGTTTTTGCTCGGTCTCGCGGCGACGCTGGCGCTGCCGGCTATTGTCTGGGTTTTATCGGCCGAGCTGCGCCTGAAGTACTTTTCGGCCGATTTCCGTGCGATGGGTCCAGGATTGCTGCTGCTGTTCTGGGTGTTCATCGGCACCGTACTGCTGCCGGTTATGACAACCGTCACGCTTGGCACCGACATGCCTTCGCTATGGGCGCTCCAGGGCTTGTTCCTGCCTGCCGTTTTGATCGTCTGCGGCGCCCGCTTCACGCTCGAACGCCTGTATGTGGTCAATATGGTGGTGTTCGTCGCAGGCATCGCCATCATCGCAACCGTTGTGGCGGCTCCGATCCATGCGATTTACCGCAACAGCATCAATCCTAACGAGCGGACTTACTATCGGCTGGCCGCTCAAGAGCTGACCGACCGGTGGCACCAGATGACAGGCCGGCCGCTGCCGCGGATCAGTGGCGACGACGGGCTGGCATTCGCGACGGCCTTTTACAGCCCTGACCATCCCGTCTACAGCCGCCCGTTCCAGTTCCAGTACACTTGGGGCATGCCGCGCGCGACGACGCTGCAGAAGGGGTGGGCTTCGATGTGCTTTGCGACAGATAGCGATTGCCTGATGTGGATGGGCAAGGTCGCGATGCTCGAGCCGCGGCACGTCAGGTTTGATTTCGAGGTTCAGCCCCGGCTATGGGGCCAGGCCGGTATTCCGGCCACCATATCGGCGTTGATGGTTCTGCCATACGTCGCTGGGGCCAATGCGCCCGGGCCGCTGTCCGCAGGCGTGGAGGATTTCAGCTCCAGCCATCGGCAATAG
- a CDS encoding extensin family protein, protein MKFSAGKAARKWTFGLSGCDQRTIGAVLALLLVAAPAQAYLTTSRVPLPKPRPVEAPAIEPAQKPGEEPAKSEQPAESEKPAAEARPPEPPPPSACRLALTDAIAVAPSIPDIKGPGACGGPDMVRLEAVVLPDKTRVPLKPAGTMRCAMATAVAEWIRADMAPLATSLGTKLLELDNFDSFDCRGRNRVVGAKLSEHGRANALDVRGLKLANGRSIALTERNTPREQREAVLHSVCTRFTTVLGPGSDGYHEDHIHLDIAERRGNYRICQWDVWDEWPRIAPLMPAVRPDEAPPREVAEGKPGEAKPETAKPAEPAAAQPAVEAEPEPEAEAAPPQEQPKSKPKPKPKKRRAAPPSPFSFLR, encoded by the coding sequence ATGAAGTTTAGCGCGGGGAAAGCGGCCCGGAAATGGACTTTTGGCCTATCCGGCTGCGACCAAAGGACAATTGGAGCGGTTCTGGCGTTGCTGCTGGTGGCCGCGCCGGCGCAGGCCTATCTGACGACATCGCGTGTGCCGCTGCCAAAGCCCCGCCCGGTAGAAGCGCCGGCGATCGAGCCCGCGCAAAAGCCCGGTGAGGAGCCTGCGAAATCGGAGCAACCAGCCGAGTCTGAGAAGCCTGCTGCCGAAGCGCGTCCGCCGGAGCCGCCGCCGCCTTCAGCCTGCCGCTTGGCGCTCACCGATGCCATCGCCGTGGCGCCGAGTATTCCCGACATCAAGGGGCCGGGCGCCTGCGGCGGCCCCGACATGGTGCGGCTGGAAGCGGTCGTGCTGCCGGACAAGACGCGGGTGCCGCTGAAGCCGGCGGGAACGATGCGCTGCGCCATGGCAACGGCCGTGGCCGAGTGGATCCGCGCCGACATGGCGCCGCTCGCGACCAGCCTCGGCACCAAGCTCCTCGAACTTGATAATTTCGACTCCTTCGATTGCCGCGGTCGCAACCGTGTCGTCGGCGCAAAACTGTCAGAGCATGGCCGCGCCAATGCGCTGGACGTGCGCGGGCTGAAACTCGCCAATGGCCGCTCGATCGCGCTCACCGAGCGCAACACGCCGCGCGAGCAGCGCGAGGCGGTGCTGCATTCGGTTTGTACGCGGTTCACCACCGTGCTGGGGCCGGGTTCCGACGGCTATCACGAGGATCACATCCATCTCGATATCGCCGAGCGGCGCGGCAATTACCGCATCTGCCAGTGGGATGTCTGGGACGAGTGGCCGCGCATCGCACCGCTGATGCCAGCCGTGCGCCCGGACGAAGCACCGCCGCGCGAAGTGGCCGAGGGCAAGCCGGGGGAGGCGAAGCCCGAGACGGCGAAACCCGCTGAGCCTGCAGCCGCTCAGCCTGCGGTTGAAGCCGAGCCGGAGCCCGAAGCAGAAGCCGCGCCTCCACAAGAACAGCCCAAGTCGAAGCCAAAACCCAAGCCGAAGAAGCGCCGCGCTGCGCCGCCATCGCCGTTCAGCTTTTTGCGGTGA
- a CDS encoding RT0821/Lpp0805 family surface protein, producing MTAILIGSTLGGCSMGRNESALAKMEGGDVTGSISPASVQATNYEPTEADLVLTRTAASDVLTKGSKDSSQPWENPSTGARGSVTPLSSAYVAEGRTCRDFLASYVNGTSESWMQGAACKGERGSWDVHTLKPWKRS from the coding sequence TTGACAGCAATTCTTATCGGCAGCACCCTCGGTGGTTGCAGTATGGGCCGAAACGAGTCCGCGCTGGCCAAGATGGAAGGCGGCGATGTCACCGGCTCCATTTCGCCGGCATCGGTCCAGGCCACCAATTACGAGCCCACCGAAGCCGATCTTGTCCTGACGCGCACTGCGGCCTCCGACGTCCTCACCAAGGGCAGCAAGGATTCCAGCCAGCCGTGGGAAAACCCGTCGACCGGGGCGCGCGGATCGGTGACGCCTCTGTCCAGTGCCTATGTCGCGGAAGGTCGCACCTGCAGGGATTTTCTGGCCAGCTATGTCAACGGCACCAGCGAAAGCTGGATGCAAGGTGCGGCCTGTAAGGGTGAACGCGGCAGCTGGGACGTGCATACGCTGAAGCCGTGGAAACGGAGCTAG
- a CDS encoding magnesium transporter CorA family protein, whose protein sequence is MLAVFTPADHALRKSEPTDLEALPDNAVWIDMVKPSPAEDKAVEKLAGVEIPTREDMQEIEISSRLYIENGARYMTASLMCGSDTESPRITAVTFILTRQRLVTVRYDTPRPFASVELKLGRNAPPGANGETILLELLDAVIDRCADILERVGADVDQVSHDIFEPDESLRTGHAKRYSEILITIGRKGDLTSKVRESLVSIGRVVTFITAEAEGVKWSKDMRAQLKTMQRDVVSLTDHASYLSNKITFTLDAMLGVVNLEQNNIIKLFSVMAVVLMPPTLIASVYGMNFKAMPELQWDVGYPMALIMMLFAAVLPYMFFKWKKWL, encoded by the coding sequence ATGCTCGCTGTCTTCACCCCTGCCGATCACGCCTTGAGAAAATCCGAGCCGACCGATCTCGAAGCGTTGCCGGACAATGCGGTGTGGATCGACATGGTGAAGCCGTCGCCGGCCGAAGACAAGGCGGTGGAGAAACTGGCGGGGGTGGAAATTCCGACCCGCGAAGACATGCAGGAGATCGAAATCTCCAGCCGTCTCTATATCGAGAACGGCGCCCGCTACATGACCGCGAGCTTGATGTGCGGCTCCGACACGGAGTCGCCGCGGATTACGGCGGTAACTTTCATCCTCACCCGGCAACGGCTGGTGACGGTGCGCTACGACACACCGCGTCCGTTCGCGTCCGTCGAACTGAAGCTTGGCCGCAACGCGCCGCCCGGCGCCAATGGTGAAACCATTCTGCTCGAACTGCTCGACGCCGTGATCGATCGCTGCGCCGACATTCTCGAACGCGTCGGCGCCGACGTCGATCAGGTCAGCCACGACATCTTCGAGCCGGATGAGTCGCTGCGGACCGGCCATGCCAAGCGTTATTCCGAAATTCTCATCACCATCGGTCGCAAGGGCGACCTGACCTCGAAAGTGCGTGAAAGCCTCGTCTCGATCGGCCGCGTCGTCACCTTCATCACGGCGGAAGCCGAAGGCGTGAAGTGGTCGAAGGACATGCGCGCGCAGCTCAAGACCATGCAGCGCGACGTGGTCTCCCTGACCGATCACGCCTCCTATCTGTCGAACAAGATCACCTTCACGCTCGATGCGATGCTCGGTGTCGTCAATCTCGAACAGAACAACATCATCAAGCTGTTCTCGGTCATGGCCGTCGTGCTGATGCCGCCGACATTGATCGCCTCGGTCTACGGCATGAATTTCAAGGCGATGCCGGAACTGCAATGGGATGTCGGTTACCCCATGGCGCTGATCATGATGCTGTTCGCCGCGGTGCTACCCTACATGTTCTTCAAGTGGAAGAAGTGGCTGTAG
- the pdxH gene encoding pyridoxamine 5'-phosphate oxidase: MTDTTSPIKDSTPLTSGDFTAAAEPFALFSEWFTEAKASEPNDPNAMALATVDADGLPDVRMVLMKDYDADGFVFYSHIASQKGQELAANPKAALLFHWKSLRRQVRIRGPVTRVTDAEADEYFATRPKQAQIGAWASKQSQPLESRFAFEQAIAKEGAKHLIGAVPRPPGWSGWRITPVRFEFWHDRPFRLHDRIEFRRDNSAADTSWTKVRLYP, encoded by the coding sequence ATGACCGACACGACCTCTCCCATCAAAGACTCAACTCCGTTAACGTCAGGTGATTTTACGGCCGCTGCGGAACCATTTGCGCTGTTTTCCGAGTGGTTTACCGAGGCAAAGGCCTCAGAACCCAACGATCCCAACGCGATGGCGCTGGCCACCGTCGACGCCGACGGCCTGCCGGACGTCCGCATGGTGCTGATGAAGGACTATGACGCCGACGGTTTCGTGTTCTACAGCCACATTGCCAGCCAGAAGGGTCAGGAGCTCGCCGCCAATCCCAAGGCCGCGCTGCTGTTTCACTGGAAGTCGCTGCGCCGGCAGGTCCGCATTCGCGGTCCCGTCACCCGCGTGACCGATGCCGAGGCCGACGAGTATTTTGCGACCCGCCCCAAACAGGCGCAGATCGGCGCCTGGGCGAGCAAACAGTCACAGCCGCTGGAAAGCCGCTTTGCGTTCGAACAGGCCATCGCCAAGGAAGGCGCCAAGCACCTGATCGGCGCCGTTCCGCGTCCGCCAGGCTGGAGCGGATGGCGCATCACGCCTGTTCGTTTTGAGTTCTGGCACGACCGGCCGTTCCGCCTGCACGACCGCATTGAATTCCGCCGCGACAACTCGGCAGCAGATACGTCCTGGACCAAGGTGAGACTGTATCCGTGA
- a CDS encoding fatty-acid--CoA ligase, which produces MRGLMQDWPLLCHRIIDHAAQVHGEREVVTRSVEGPIHRTNYAEIRTRALKVAQRLDREGIKMGDRVATIAWNTWRHLETWYGIMGIGAICHTVNPRLFPDQIAWIINHAQDRIVMTDLTFIPILEKLADQLPSVERYIVYTDKAHMPQTTLKNVVAYEDWIAEVDGNFKWKEFDENTAAAMCYTSGTTGDPKGVLYSHRSNVMHALMANTGDSLGANAADTMLPVVPLFHANSWGIAFSAPSMGTKLVLPGAKMDGASIYELLSTERVTHTAGVPTVWLMLLNYMSQNNLKLPDLRMVVCGGSAMPRSMIKAFVDMGIGARHAWGMTEMSPIGTLAALKPPFDQLEGDERLDILQTQGYPPFGVEMKITDDSGKSLPWDGKTFGRLKVRGPSVSRAYFRVEDEILDEEGYFDTGDVATIDAHGYMRITDRSKDVIKSGGEWISSIDLENLAVGHPQVAEAAVIGVYHPKWDERPLLIVQLKQDQTATREDILKYMDGKIAKWWMPDDVVFVDAIPHTATGKILKTALRDQFKTYSLPTAAA; this is translated from the coding sequence ATGCGTGGCTTGATGCAAGACTGGCCTTTGCTGTGTCATCGGATCATCGATCATGCGGCCCAAGTCCACGGCGAACGCGAGGTCGTGACCAGATCAGTCGAAGGTCCCATCCACCGCACCAATTACGCCGAAATTCGTACCCGTGCCCTGAAGGTCGCACAGCGTCTCGACCGCGAAGGCATCAAGATGGGCGACCGCGTCGCCACCATCGCGTGGAACACGTGGCGGCACCTAGAAACGTGGTACGGCATCATGGGCATCGGCGCTATCTGCCACACCGTCAATCCACGTCTATTCCCGGATCAGATCGCGTGGATCATCAACCATGCGCAAGATCGTATCGTGATGACCGACCTCACCTTCATCCCGATCCTTGAGAAACTCGCCGACCAGTTGCCATCAGTCGAGCGCTACATCGTCTACACCGACAAGGCGCACATGCCGCAGACCACGCTGAAAAACGTCGTGGCCTATGAGGACTGGATCGCTGAGGTGGACGGCAACTTCAAATGGAAGGAGTTCGACGAGAACACCGCAGCGGCGATGTGCTACACATCGGGAACAACAGGCGATCCAAAGGGCGTGCTGTACTCGCACCGCTCCAACGTGATGCATGCGCTGATGGCCAATACCGGTGACTCGCTCGGCGCCAATGCCGCCGACACCATGCTGCCGGTGGTCCCGCTGTTCCATGCCAATAGCTGGGGCATCGCGTTTTCCGCACCGTCGATGGGCACCAAGCTCGTACTGCCGGGCGCCAAGATGGACGGCGCCTCGATCTACGAATTGCTCTCGACCGAAAGGGTGACGCATACCGCCGGCGTGCCGACAGTGTGGTTGATGCTGCTCAACTACATGTCGCAGAACAATCTGAAACTGCCTGACCTGCGCATGGTGGTGTGCGGCGGCTCGGCGATGCCGCGCTCGATGATCAAGGCCTTCGTCGATATGGGCATCGGCGCGCGCCATGCCTGGGGCATGACCGAAATGAGCCCGATCGGCACGCTGGCCGCGTTGAAGCCGCCGTTCGACCAGCTCGAAGGCGACGAGCGGCTGGATATCCTGCAGACCCAGGGCTATCCGCCATTCGGCGTCGAGATGAAAATCACCGACGACAGCGGCAAGAGCCTGCCCTGGGACGGCAAGACCTTCGGCCGTCTCAAGGTGCGCGGCCCGTCAGTGTCGCGCGCCTATTTCCGTGTCGAGGACGAGATCCTCGACGAGGAAGGCTATTTCGACACCGGCGACGTCGCGACCATCGACGCCCACGGCTACATGCGGATCACTGACCGCTCCAAGGATGTCATCAAGTCCGGCGGCGAATGGATCTCGTCGATCGATCTGGAGAACCTTGCCGTCGGTCATCCGCAGGTGGCGGAAGCCGCCGTCATCGGCGTCTATCATCCGAAATGGGACGAGCGCCCGCTCCTGATCGTACAGCTCAAGCAGGATCAAACCGCCACGCGCGAAGACATCCTGAAATACATGGATGGCAAGATCGCCAAGTGGTGGATGCCGGATGACGTGGTGTTCGTCGACGCCATCCCGCACACCGCGACGGGCAAGATCCTGAAGACCGCGCTGCGCGATCAGTTCAAGACGTATAGCCTGCCGACTGCGGCGGCCTAG
- a CDS encoding SDR family NAD(P)-dependent oxidoreductase, which produces MLLTGASRGIGHATVMRFSSAGWRVLTCSRHPFPEVCPWDAGPEDHIQVDLADHDDTVRAIDDIKERLNGGALHALVNNAAISPKAEGGARMGSIDTDVATWSHVFNVNFFAPIMMARGLIEQLKAAKGSVVNVTSIAGSRVHPFAGAAYATSKAALASLTREMASDFGRLGIRVNAIAPGEIDTSILSPGTQTIVDQQIPLHRLGTPDEVAKIIYVLCTETSSYVNGAEIHINGGQHV; this is translated from the coding sequence ATGCTGCTGACCGGCGCAAGCCGCGGCATCGGTCATGCCACCGTGATGCGCTTTTCCAGTGCCGGCTGGCGTGTGCTCACCTGTTCGCGGCATCCGTTTCCGGAAGTCTGCCCATGGGATGCCGGCCCCGAAGATCACATCCAGGTCGATCTCGCCGATCATGACGACACTGTCCGCGCCATCGACGACATCAAGGAACGGCTGAACGGCGGCGCGCTGCATGCGCTGGTGAACAATGCCGCGATCTCACCCAAGGCCGAAGGCGGCGCGCGGATGGGTTCCATCGATACTGACGTCGCAACCTGGAGCCACGTCTTCAACGTCAATTTTTTCGCGCCGATCATGATGGCCCGCGGGCTGATCGAACAGTTGAAGGCGGCCAAAGGCTCGGTGGTGAATGTCACCTCGATCGCCGGCTCGCGCGTGCATCCGTTTGCCGGTGCGGCCTATGCCACATCGAAAGCGGCGCTGGCGTCGCTGACCCGCGAAATGGCGTCGGATTTCGGCCGCCTCGGCATCCGCGTCAATGCCATCGCGCCGGGCGAGATCGACACCTCGATCCTGTCGCCGGGCACGCAGACCATCGTCGATCAGCAGATCCCGCTGCATCGGCTCGGCACGCCCGACGAAGTCGCCAAGATCATCTATGTGCTGTGTACGGAAACGAGTTCATACGTGAACGGCGCCGAGATCCACATCAATGGCGGCCAGCACGTCTGA
- a CDS encoding L,D-transpeptidase, whose translation MSPLKIKLGLIVAAGLMLSGCMQTATQFQAAPEASLKPNDKAQLAKARYAKVAVAEPFRRAIVDFHRKEAPGSIVVDSDNHYLYFVQDGGKAIRYGVTVGEEALAFSGVARVGNMAEWPKWTPTKDIHARIEGLPASVPGGVDNPLGARALYLYQGNKDTLFRIHGTNQPEYIGASISSGCIRMTNEDVIDLYSRVKPGAVVVVLEPKAGDSPYNSKLALQGGGGTPY comes from the coding sequence ATGTCGCCGCTCAAGATTAAGCTTGGTTTGATTGTCGCCGCCGGCCTGATGCTGTCGGGCTGCATGCAGACCGCCACGCAATTCCAGGCCGCTCCGGAAGCCAGCCTCAAGCCGAATGACAAGGCACAGCTCGCCAAGGCGCGTTACGCCAAGGTTGCCGTCGCCGAGCCGTTCCGCCGCGCCATCGTCGACTTCCACCGCAAGGAAGCACCGGGCTCGATCGTGGTCGATTCCGACAACCACTATCTCTACTTCGTCCAGGACGGCGGCAAAGCAATCCGCTATGGCGTGACCGTCGGCGAAGAAGCGCTGGCGTTCTCGGGCGTTGCGCGCGTCGGCAACATGGCCGAGTGGCCGAAGTGGACCCCGACCAAGGACATTCACGCCCGCATCGAAGGCCTGCCGGCCTCGGTGCCCGGCGGCGTCGATAATCCGCTCGGTGCCCGCGCCCTCTATCTCTATCAGGGCAACAAGGACACGCTGTTCCGCATTCACGGCACCAATCAGCCGGAATATATCGGTGCCTCGATCTCGTCGGGCTGCATCCGCATGACCAACGAAGACGTCATCGACCTCTATAGCCGCGTCAAGCCCGGCGCTGTGGTCGTCGTGCTCGAGCCGAAGGCCGGCGACTCGCCGTATAATTCGAAGCTGGCCCTGCAGGGCGGTGGCGGAACGCCGTACTGA
- a CDS encoding PaaI family thioesterase, giving the protein MTDAPTPRYDVVPTSLMASMPGLDFVRKIFSGELPQPPIMENVEPFDSTAEPGVVVFHSVPGFRHYNPIGSVHGGYAAILLDSAMGLAVHSMLPVGTGYTTLEFKISFIRGMSKDSGTVRTEGKTLNVGRRAATAEARITDSNGRLIAHATTTCLVFEIPKDAA; this is encoded by the coding sequence ATGACCGACGCCCCCACGCCCCGCTACGACGTCGTCCCCACCAGCCTGATGGCCTCGATGCCCGGGCTCGATTTTGTGCGCAAGATCTTCTCCGGCGAGCTGCCGCAGCCGCCGATCATGGAGAATGTCGAGCCGTTCGACTCGACCGCAGAACCCGGTGTTGTCGTGTTTCACAGCGTCCCCGGCTTCCGCCACTACAATCCGATCGGCTCGGTACATGGCGGCTACGCGGCGATCCTGCTGGATTCGGCGATGGGACTGGCTGTGCATTCGATGCTGCCTGTCGGCACCGGCTACACCACGCTGGAATTCAAGATCAGCTTCATCCGCGGCATGAGCAAGGATAGCGGCACCGTGCGCACCGAAGGCAAGACGCTGAATGTCGGCCGCCGCGCGGCGACGGCGGAAGCGCGCATCACGGATTCCAATGGCCGACTCATCGCCCATGCCACCACGACGTGTCTGGTGTTCGAGATTCCGAAGGACGCGGCCTGA
- a CDS encoding GatB/YqeY domain-containing protein produces MLRDDINNAVKDAMRAKDERKLSTLRMVNSTIKNADIEARGQSKPPLSDADLLSLLQKMIKQRQESVELYDKGGRAELATQEREEIAIISAYLPQQMSEDETKSAIAAEIAATGAAGMKDMGKVIAALKAKYAGQMDFGKASGLVKAALNG; encoded by the coding sequence ATGCTGCGCGATGACATCAACAACGCCGTCAAGGACGCCATGCGGGCCAAGGACGAGCGCAAGCTTTCGACGCTTCGCATGGTCAATTCGACTATCAAGAATGCCGATATCGAAGCGCGCGGCCAGAGCAAGCCGCCGCTGTCGGACGCCGATCTGCTGAGCCTGCTGCAGAAGATGATCAAGCAGCGCCAGGAGTCCGTCGAGCTCTATGACAAGGGTGGCCGCGCCGAGCTCGCGACCCAGGAGCGCGAGGAAATCGCGATCATCTCTGCCTATCTGCCGCAGCAGATGTCGGAGGATGAGACCAAGTCAGCCATCGCAGCCGAGATCGCAGCAACCGGTGCTGCCGGCATGAAAGACATGGGCAAGGTGATCGCCGCACTCAAAGCGAAATATGCCGGTCAGATGGATTTCGGCAAGGCCAGCGGCCTGGTAAAGGCCGCGCTCAACGGCTGA
- the carA gene encoding glutamine-hydrolyzing carbamoyl-phosphate synthase small subunit: MTPSETSSAWPDHKPTALLVLADGTVLEGFGLGAEGQAVGEVCFNTAMTGYEEILTDPSYAGQLITFTFPHIGNVGTNDEDIETVNMAATPGARGVILRSAITDPSNYRSSRHLDAWLKARGIIGISGIDTRALTALIRNKGMPNAVLVHAKDGQFDLHGLKEEAREWPGLEGMDLVPMVTSAQRFTWDETPWEWEKGFGRQTNPEFNVVAIDYGIKRNILRLLAGEGCKVTVVPATTSAEEIMALKPDGVFLSNGPGDPAETGKYAVPVIKQVIDSGVPTFGICLGHQMLGLAVGAKTKKMHQGHHGANHPVKDETTGKVEITSMNHGFAVDEATLPKGATQTHISLFDGSNCGIQLDGKPVFSVQYHPEASPGPRDSHYLFKRFADLMRANKAP, from the coding sequence ATGACCCCCTCAGAAACATCTTCAGCCTGGCCGGACCACAAACCGACCGCGCTCCTCGTGCTCGCCGATGGCACCGTGCTGGAAGGCTTCGGCCTTGGTGCGGAAGGCCAGGCCGTGGGCGAAGTCTGCTTCAACACGGCGATGACCGGTTATGAGGAAATCCTCACCGACCCATCCTATGCCGGACAGCTCATTACCTTCACCTTCCCGCATATCGGCAATGTCGGCACCAACGACGAGGATATCGAGACGGTGAACATGGCGGCGACGCCAGGCGCCCGCGGCGTGATCCTGCGCTCGGCGATTACCGACCCGTCGAATTACCGCTCTTCCCGGCATCTCGACGCCTGGCTGAAGGCGCGCGGCATCATCGGCATTTCCGGCATCGACACCCGCGCCCTGACCGCGCTGATTCGCAACAAGGGCATGCCCAATGCAGTGCTTGTGCACGCGAAGGACGGCCAATTCGATCTGCACGGCCTGAAGGAAGAAGCGCGCGAATGGCCGGGCCTCGAAGGCATGGACCTGGTGCCGATGGTGACATCTGCCCAGCGCTTCACCTGGGACGAGACCCCCTGGGAATGGGAAAAGGGCTTCGGCCGCCAGACCAATCCTGAATTCAACGTCGTCGCTATCGATTACGGCATCAAGCGCAATATTCTGCGTCTGCTGGCCGGCGAAGGCTGCAAGGTCACCGTCGTTCCGGCCACGACTTCGGCAGAAGAGATCATGGCGCTGAAGCCGGACGGTGTGTTCCTGTCGAATGGCCCCGGCGATCCCGCCGAGACCGGCAAATATGCCGTGCCTGTCATCAAGCAGGTGATCGATTCCGGCGTGCCTACATTCGGCATCTGCCTCGGTCACCAGATGCTGGGCCTTGCGGTGGGCGCCAAGACCAAGAAGATGCATCAGGGCCATCACGGCGCCAATCATCCGGTCAAGGACGAGACCACCGGCAAGGTGGAAATCACCTCGATGAACCACGGCTTCGCGGTGGATGAAGCGACGCTGCCGAAGGGCGCGACGCAGACCCATATCTCGCTGTTCGACGGATCCAATTGCGGCATCCAGCTCGACGGCAAGCCGGTATTCTCGGTGCAGTATCACCCGGAGGCTTCCCCCGGTCCACGCGACTCGCATTATTTGTTCAAGCGGTTCGCGGATCTGATGCGGGCGAACAAGGCGCCGTAG